In the genome of Podospora pseudocomata strain CBS 415.72m chromosome 2 map unlocalized CBS415.72m_2.2, whole genome shotgun sequence, one region contains:
- the GCN2 gene encoding eukaryotic translation initiation factor 2-alpha kinase (COG:J; EggNog:ENOG503NV1M): MAGKGGQKKAPPQTKKNGTESFPGLKGPSPAQPAVKTQYQEKQADEVIALAAIYGEDFIRHSAPHGAWKKTEPAFDIRIKAVSDDNFSVLLSVVLVATYPKSPPLLTLKNDGHLRESTRFKIQKFVETQPKIWAKDDEVMVDRLVEGIRDILDEAALKKAQGLELPSLEEERAAHEAELAKQAQDQKEQQEQKKLEETMEEERVLGDMVQEELKRQRNKLKESRKKNRSHNMSPNRAQADPSETNVALVFDQACSLMDHTGDTHYFQTVIGKTVWREGPVTTVHKVKPVLAAKHVRPSLALKQVDIKSHGKDSAQFKKQLQALESLLESLKKLNHQNLLELINFKIDRTVSDIDSSGPTVWTISVLTPFSDKGPLDELLSLAGQIEISKARIWTTDLLDALAYLHSNGIVHQDIHPGNILLCRTPAGDIVPKLSDGGFQKELHSISTSMVKVVTSRAAKSVYWYPAEIAGISKPQYTQKTDIWDFGIVFLQMVFGLNVPEKYHSPSALMDSLSLSSPLEELVSRFFKADPKKRPRAFELCSSEFLATNAPILVENDSAVVSGSLLSAPKSLPRRLRHDSMNRTAVTSRYQEDYIEEARLGKGGFGEVVRARKMIDGRLYAIKKITQRSHETLSEMLKEVRLLSQMNHPAVVRYYNTWLEETMDYSDGSGQSESDDVSSEDSSNNTPISRSINIEFAESKSRGLDFMSSSGHPDMVFEDDSGEEDSDDDDDEEDDEEDSDEDDESESGEDTSTIGELAPRHLPVPARGDRRGSGRPFRTVMYISMEYCEKRTLRDLITRNLYSSNQEVWRLFRQILEGLAHIHSLTIVHRDLKPENVFISAGPDGVENVKIGDFGLATSGQLAVDKNMANIDAGDLTRSIGTAVYVAPEVRTGGSGSYTAKVDMYSLGVIFFEMSYPPMLGMQRAMTLEQVRHNPPVLPSDFKAADKNHTDILLSLLTHNPKDRPSSSELLKSGRMPVQMESEAVRRALAGIADPSSPYYGKVLKELFSRQVEPAKDYAWDIGSTAPSGADLMRRYIVKDTLVSIFRRHGAVETPTACLYPRSNYYDQNIVRLLDQNGTVLQMPFDLVMGNARSLARVTQGPVIQRSYAFGNIFRDRRDGGQPDVYGEVDFDIVTTDALDLALKEAEAIKVLDEIVSAFPTTSSTPICFQLGHSDLLHLIFEFCGVDINARPAAADVLSKLNIRNFTWLKVRSELRSPEIGISATSVDELQRFDFRDTPSKAISKIRGLFEGSEFSQKVSPILAHLKDVYEYTKKFGVSNKVYIAPLSSINEVFFRGGILFSCLYDKKVKDVFAAGGRYDNLIKEHRPKIGGRFEERHAVGFSLNWEKQLAKQVPKATGKAFLKKAAEEESQGIFSMKRCDVLIASFDPSVLRSSGIELLQMLWAHNISAELARDTRSPEDLLSSYREESYSWIVIIKQDNMVKVKSMGRKDASDADISAADLLNWLKSEIRERDSRVLAKTRSMPTAAHVDSANAIEGDREQEVHILVAQTKSKKFNRHAVVEQAQTSASRLVKGFLEGPIAAIETSDTVMDMIKSTNIADAESWRKVEQNVGTAEKKYVREIHEMLKGWRWEWETKKGPGHAFVYNFRTGKCIYYDLGA, translated from the exons ATGGCGGGAAAAGGCGGTCAAAAGAAGgcccctcctcaaaccaaGAAGAATGGAACTGAGAGTTTCCCTGGGCTTAAAGGCCCTAGCCCAGCTCAGCCAGCGGTTAAGACACAGTATCAAGAGAAACAAGCCGATGAGGTGATCGCCCTGGCAGCTATTTACGGCGAGGATTTTATTCGACACTCGGCACCTCACGGTGCGTGGAAG AAAACCGAACCTGCATTTGATATTAGAATCAAAGCAGTATCGGATGACAACTTCTCAGTACTGCTCTCTGTTGTTCTTGTCGCCACATATCCCAAATCCCCACCGCTCTTGACCCTCAAAAATGATGGTCATCTCCGTGAATCAACAAGGTTCAAAATCCAAAAGTTTGTGGAGACGCAGCCAAAAATATGGGCCAAGGATGACGAGGTCATGGTCGACCGTCTTGTGGAAGGTATCCGCGATATACTGGACGAGGCCGCCTTGAAGAAGGCCCAAGGTCTGGAGCTGCCTTCTCTGGAAGAGGAAAGGGCGGCCCATGAAGCGGAATTGGCAAAACAGGCACAGGACCAGAAGGAGCAACAGGAGCAAAAGAAACTCGAGGAAACCATGGAAGAAGAGCGAGTCCTCGGTGACATGGTCCAAGAGGAGCTCAAACGCCAACGCAACAAGTTGAAGGAgtcgagaaagaaaaaccgAAGTCACAACATGTCGCCCAATCGAGCTCAAGCGGACCCCTCCGAGACCAACGTCGCCCTTGTGTTTGATCAGGCTTGCAGTTTGATGGACCACACTGGCGATACCCACTATTTCCAGACCGTGATTGGCAAAACAGTTTGGCGCGAGGGACCGGTGACCACAGTACACAAAGTCAAGCCGGTACTAGCCGCGAAACATGTTCGTCCAAGTCTTGCATTGAAGCAAGTCGATATCAAGTCGCACGGCAAAGACTCGGCTCAGTTCAAGAAGCAACTTCAAGCCTTGGAATCTCTGCTGGAGTCACTGAAGAAGCTAAACCACCAGAATCTTTTGGAGCTTATCAACTTCAAGATCGACCGCACAGTCAGTGACATTGACTCGTCCGGTCCCACGGTCTGGACCATCAGTGTACTCACGCCCTTCTCGGACAAGGGACCTCTCGATGAACTCCTCAGCTTGGCGGGGCAGATCGAGATCAGCAAAGCCAGAATCTGGACCACGGATCTTCTCGATGCACTGGCATATCTCCACAGCAATGGGATTGTTCACCAGGACATACACCCTGGCAATATTCTGCTTTGCAGAACGCCGGCGGGTGATATCGTTCCCAAGCTCTCCGACGGCGGCTTCCAGAAAGAACTCCACAGCATATCCACGAGCATGGTCAAAGTAGTCACTAGCAGAGCAGCAAAGTCTGTCTACTGGTATCCCGCAGAGATTGCTGGAATCTCCAAACCCCAGTACACGCAGAAAACAGACATTTGGGATTTTGGAATAGTCTTCTTGCAGATGGTATTTGGCCTCAACGTTCCTGAAAAATACCACTCCCCGTCGGCTCTGATGGATTCCCTGTCGCTTTCGAGCCCTTTAGAAGAGCTGGTATCCAGGTTCTTTAAAGCAGACCCTAAGAAGCGGCCTCGTGCTTTTGAGCTTTGCTCTAGCGAGTTTCTCGCCACAAATGCCCCCATCCTGGTGGAAAACGACTCTGCGGTCGTTTCCGGTTCACTCTTATCAGCACCCAAATCGCTGCCACGGAGACTCCGGCATGACTCGATGAACCGGACTGCTGTCACCTCCCGATATCAAGAAGACTATATCGAAGAGGCTCGCCTTGGAAAGGGCGGttttggcgaggttgttcGCGCTCGCAAGATGATTGATGGGCGATTGTatgccatcaagaagattACGCAGAGGTCGCACGAGACCTTGTCTGAGATGCTGAAGGAAGTGAGGCTCCTCTCACAGATGAACCATCCTGCAGTGGTTCGATATTACAACACTTGGCTCGAGGAAACCATGGACTACTCTGATGGCTCTGGACAATCTGAAAGCGACGATGTCTCCAGTGAAGACAGTTCCAACAATACCCCAATCTCCAGAAGCATCAACATTGAGTTCGCTGAAAGCAAGAGCAGAGGTCTCGATTTCATGTCTTCAAGCGGACACCCGGACATGGTTTTCGAGGATGActctggcgaggaggattccgacgacgacgatgatgaagaagacgatgaagaagacagcgatgaggatgatgaatcGGAGTCAGGTGAGGATACGTCCACCATAGGCGAACTGGCACCGAGGCATCTCCCTGTTCCGGCTCGAGGAGATAGAAGGGGAAGTGGCCGCCCCTTTCGTACAGTCATGTATATTTCCATGGAATATTGTGAAAAACGG ACCTTGCGTGATTTGATCACTCGAAATTTGTATAGTTCAAATCAAGAAGTTTGGCGTCTATTCCGCCAAATCCTGGAAGGGCTGGCTCACATACACAGCCTAACAATTGTTCATCGTGACCTCAAACCCGAGAATGTCTTCATCAGTGCTGGCCCAGACGGGGTTGAGAACGTGAAGATTGGAGACTTTGGGTTGGCGACAAGTGGACAGTTAGCGGTCGATAAGAACATGGCCAACATCGATGCCGGCGATCTTACAAGAAGTATCGGCACGGCTGTTTATGTTGCCCCGGAGGTCAGAACAGGAGGCAGTGGCTCATACACTGCCAAGGTTGAT ATGTACTCCCTGGGCGTCATATTCTTCGAGATGTCATACCCTCCCATGCTTGGGATGCAACGTGCGATGACGCTTGAGCAAGTGCGACATAACCCGCCAGTTCTTCCGTCAGACTTTAAGGCGGCTGATAAGAACCATACCGACATCTTGCTTTCGTTGCTCACACACAATCCCAAAGATCGTCCGTCCAGCTCAGAACTGTTGAAGAGTGGGAGGATGCCTGTTCAGATGGAGAGCGAGGCCGTACGGCGTGCTCTCGCAGGGATAGCTGATCCAAGCTCTCCTTATTACGGGAAAGTTCTCAAAGAGTTGTTCAGTCGACAGGTTGAGCCGGCAAAGGATTATGCTTGGGATATAGGATCAACCGCGCCGAGCGGAGCAGACTTGATGCGCCGTTATATCGTGAAGGATACACTGGTCTCGATCTTCCGGCGGCACGGCGCTGTTGAAACTCCTACAGCGTGTCTGTATCCCCGGTCGAACTACTACGACCAAAATATTGTTCGTCTTCTGGATCAAAATGGTACGGTTCTACAAATGCCATTCGATTTGGTCATGGGAAATGCTCGCTCTCTTGCCCGAGTGACCCAGGGGCCTGTGATTCAGCGGTCGTACGCCTTTGGGAATATCTTTCGAGATCGCCGCGATGGTGGACAACCGGATGTCTATGGAGAAGTAGACTTTGACATTGTCACCACAGACGCACTAGATCTCGCTCTTAAAGAGGCCGAAGCGATCAAGGTCTTGGACGAAATTGTCTCGGCCTTCCCCACAACCTCTTCCACGCCGATATGTTTCCAGCTTGGCCACTCGGACCTTCTACACCTGATCTTTGAGTTCTGCGGTGTGGATATCAATGCCAGACCGGCGGCTGCTGACGTTCTTAGCAAGCTTAATATTAGGAATTTCACCTGGCTCAAGGTCAGGAGTGAGCTAAGATCGCCAGAGATAGGGATCTCGGCGACCAGTGTGGACGAGCTTCAGCGATTCGATTTTCGAGACACACCGAGCAAGGCTATATCCAAGATACGAGGTCTGTTTGAGGGTTCCGAATTTTCGCAAAAGGTGTCGCCAATTTTGGCTCACTTGAAGGATGTGTATGAATATACCAAGAAGTTCGGTGTGTCCAACAAGGTCTACATTGCGCCCCTGAGCAGCATCAACGAAGTCTTCTTTCGAGGAGGCATCCTCTTTTCATGTCTCTATGATAAGAAAGTCAAAGATGTTTTTGCAGCAGGAGGTCGTTATGACAACCTGATCAAAGAACATCGCCCAAAGATAGGCGGCAGGTTTGAGGAGCGACACGCTGTGGGCTTCAGCCTCAACTGGGAGAAGCAGTTGGCTAAACAGGTGCCCAAAGCTACGGGTAAGGCTTTCctcaagaaggctgctgaagAGGAATCACAGGGTATCTTCAGCATGAAACGG TGTGACGTTTTGATTGCTAGTTTCGATCCCTCTGTTCTTCGATCTTCTGGGATTGAGCTTTTGCAGATGCTCTGGGCTCACAACATCAGTGCGGAGTTGGCCCGCGACACACGCTCACCAGAAGACCTCCTTTCTAGCTACCGAGAGGAGTCTTATAGCTGGATCGTTATTATCAAGCAGGATAACATGGTCAAGGTCAAGTCTATGGGCCGAAAGGACGCTTCAGATGCCGATATCTCAGCCGCGGATCTCCTCAACTGGCTCAAGTCAGAGATTCGCGAGAGAGATTCTCGTGTCCTTGCCAAAACCCGGAGCATGCCAACCGCCGCGCATGTAGATTCGGCCAATGCTATCGAGGGTGATCGCGAACAGGAAGTTCACATTCTAGTCGCGCAGACCAAGAGCAAAAAGTTCAACCGTCACGCCGTCGTTGAACAGGCGCAGACCAGTGCCTCTAGACTAGTCAAGGGTTTCCTGGAGGGCCCAATAGCGGCCATTGAGACGTCAGACACGGTCATGGACATGATCAAATCAACCAACATTGCCGACGCCGAAAGCTGGCGGAAGGTGGAGCAGAATGTCGGCACGGCAGAGAAGAAGTATGTGCGAGAGATCCACGAGATGCTGaaggggtggcggtgggagtgggagacgAAGAAGGGGCCGGGGCATGCGTTTGTTTACAACTTTAGGACTGGGAAGTGCATCTACTACGACCTGGGGGCCTAG
- a CDS encoding uncharacterized protein (COG:O; EggNog:ENOG503NXXW) yields the protein MKAAQMIMPKKFRSVRDKSGSHRRNKSSEPGAKARPLGIDSWLSIFRPESAKQAQKEKEVEEKETGKVEEIKKKLEELNYHEITTDIIRYALDSKFADGDVDKALELLQLQQQAFAGIIQPYNANVQMLGAVNRGNVTCYLDALLFAMFAKLQAFECMLKNDSTDEAQRKLAALLRLWVNMLRSGKLIPTDMTQHIQESLAACGWKEAQLLEQQDTSEAFAFITETLQLPLLTLQVDLFHQGKGDVDDHKVVHERLLNLAVPPDPSGKGIKLEDCLEEYFNNKVDVLRDSLEEKKGGFSTPKNTLLGTTDEDAATPTDNGESSKLQRRWTLQETITHSPVSMTNPTLEAAAESPAVSRNRSTSIIQRIVVKNEEDLASNGEAESTSPKHKRKISTIVKAVTIPAWQFFRLIPWHATTNSEPSNDAEVARHFTQRPVVGICLKRYTMTEQGVPKRQNTLIDIPDSLRLPQFMAEDINTKYKDSSGLREEFKLVLQSVVCHRGDSLHSGHYISFARVAPKLLTENRRYEDDPPPDYEEQQWAKFDDLAVENRVTYVDDIKQSLREEMPYLLFYQVVPMVDVTTASTDGSITEPPAYKDLNGKVPATLIVETPKESVNGTISRATSGFFDSATTLTQNSEKPSIRLSSEMNMDQRLSFDDDPYSINSKAEHSRRGSLSVSDAAAAAPVTPEATSPAVTTPTATQEEGKEESTAARLSRAAAKFTKTGSKSRPTSQIGEGRLSSTISRLGFIRPNKDGSTSSNGSTTVVVVPSVDGVAAVDEQAVVTEEEGSGSETAKESRKDKEKEHHHHHLGHHGGSKKDKGKKKDKDGDGEKKEKKEKGKGKDSKDGLPERECSIM from the exons ATGAAGGCAGCACAGATGATCATGCCTAAAAAATTCAGGAGCGTGCGAGACAAGAGTGGGAGCCACCGACGAAACAAGTCGTCTGAACCCGGCGCAAAG GCTCGCCCATTGGGGATTGATTCCTGGCTGTCTATCTTTAGGCCAGAGTCCGCAAAACAAgcccaaaaggaaaaggaggtagaggaaaaagaaactGGAAAG GTCGAGGAGATCAAAAAGAAACTCGAAGAGCTCAACTACCACGAGATCACAACCGACATTATCCGTTATGCCCTCGACTCCAAGTTCGCCGACGGCGACGTCGACAAGGCTCTGGAGCTGTTACAGCTACAACAGCAGGCGTTCGCTGGGATAATACAGCCATACAACGCCAATGTCCAAATGCTGGGCGCCGTGAACAGGGGAAATGTTACTTGTTATCTCGACGCCCTGCTATTTGCCATGTTCGCCAAGCTCCAGGCCTTCGAGTGCATGCTCAAGAATGACTCTACGGACGAGGCTCAAAGGAAACTGGCTGCCTTGTTACGGTTATGGGTCAACATGTTGAGAAGCGGAAAGTTGATTCCTACAGATATG ACACAACACATCCAGGAATCGCTTGCTGCGTGTGGGTGGAAGGAAGCCCAGTTGTTGGAACAGCAAGACACCTCAGAGGCTTTTGCATTTATTACAGAGACACTACAGCTACCTCTACTTACGCTGCAGGTCGATTTGTTTCACCAAGGAAAGGGCGATGTGGATGATCACAAAGTGGTACACGAGCGGTTACTCAACCTTGCCGTCCCTCCCGATCCGTCGGGCAAGGGCATCAAACTCGAGGACTGCCTGGAGGAGtacttcaacaacaaggtCGATGTGCTTCGAGACAGcctcgaggagaagaagggcggaTTCTCGACACCCAAAAACACATTATTGGGCACCACAGATGAGGACGCGGCAACGCCGACCGACAATGGCGAGAGCTCGAAACTCCAGCGCAGATGGACGTTACAAGAGACCATCACACATTCCCCGGTATCCATGACGAACCCCACCCTGGAGGCTGCCGCCGAGTCGCCGGCTGTGTCGCGTAATAGATCTACGAGCATCATACAGCGAATTGTGGTCAAGAACGAGGAGGACCTGGCATCCAACGGTGAAGCAGAGAGCACCTCCCCGAAGCACAAGCGAAAGATTTCAACAATTGTAAAGGCTGTCACGATACCAGCGTGGCAGTTTTTCCGGCTAATCC CATGGCATGCCACAACAAACAGCGAACCTAGTAATGACGCTGAAGTAGCTCGCCATTTTACCCAACGACCGGTGGTAGGGATCTGCTTGAAGAGATACACAATGACAGAACAGGGTGTTCCTAAGCGACAAAATACTCTGATCGATATCCCGGACAGTTTGCGATTGCCTCAGTTCATGGCGGaggacatcaacaccaagtaCAAGGATTCCAGTGGGCTTCGGGAAGAATTCAAGCTGGTACTGCAATCAGTGGTCTGTCACCGCGGAGATTCCCTGCATAGTGGTCACTATATCTCGTTTGCTCGGGTGGCTCCGAAGCTGCTGACCGAGAACCGAAGATACGAGGACGACCCGCCTCCCGACTACGAAGAGCAGCAGTGGGCAAAGTTTGACGACCTCGCGGTGGAGAATCGAGTGACGTACGTCGATGATATCAAGCAGTCGCTACGAGAAGAAATGCCATATCTTCTCTTCTACCAGGTCGTTCCCATGGTTGACGTCACGACGGCTTCCACAGATGGTTCTATTACCGAACCTCCGGCTTACAAGGACTTGAACGGAAAGGTCCCGGCTACTCTGATTGTCGAAACACCCAAGGAATCCGTGAATGGTACGATTTCGAGGGCGACTAGTGGCTTCTTTGActctgccaccaccctcacccaaaACAGCGAGAAGCCCTCGATCCGGCTGAGCTCGGAAATGAACATGGACCAGCGCCTCAGCTTCGACGACGACCCGTATTCAATCAACTCCAAGGCTGAGCACTCCAGACGTGGTAGCTTGTCTGTTTCTGATGCAGCCGCCGCGGCCCCAGTTACACCAGAGGCAACTTCACCTGCGGTCACGACACCTACCGCCACTCAGGAAGAAGGCAAGGAAGAATCCACAGCTGCTAGACTATCCCGTGCGGCAGCCAAGTTCACAAAGACGGGAAGTAAATCTCGCCCTACTAGTCAGATAGGCGAGGGAAGGCTTAGCTCCACCATCTCGAGACTTGGATTTATTCGGCCGAACAAGGATGGGTCGACGTCTAGCAACGGGAGTACTACTGTGGTGGTAGTCCCAtctgttgatggggttgccgCGGTGGATGAGCAGGCTGTGGtgacagaggaggaaggctcGGGGTCTGAAACCGCCAAGGAGAGCAGAAAGGataaggagaaggagcaccatcatcatcacttggGGCATCACGGAGGGAGCAAGAAGGAtaagggaaaaaagaaggataaggatggggatggggagaagaaagagaaaaaggaaaaggggaaggggaaagacTCGAAGGATGGGTTACCTGAGCGGGAGTGCAGCATTATGTGA
- a CDS encoding uncharacterized protein (COG:O; EggNog:ENOG503Q35M) translates to MSKVSKATAAKTRLLGEMKTLRQEKWIHFDDNEDINIMKWRFALMVINSDSVFNGAYLQAEMSFSEDYPYSPPKFRFLNPITHPNVYPDGQLCISILHTPGEDVMSGESASERWTPLHGVESVLRSVLLLLDDPEIGSPANVDAGVMYRDRREEYNRKAKETVEYSKTKVPEGFEMPRSFESAPPPKMENDDGFWQESDEDFDFGGSDTGDEEMEDFEGDEDDEEGDGEEEGSDDDGSEDEVASGAGTKKR, encoded by the exons ATGTCCAAGGTGAGCAAGGCCACGGCCGCGAAGACGCGGCTcctgggggagatgaagaccTTGCGACAGGAGAAGTGGATTCATTTTGACGAT AACGAAGACATTAACATCATGAAATGGAGGTTCGCCCTCATGGTGATCAACTCCGACTCGGTTTTCAACGGCGCCTACCTCCAGGCCGAGATGTCGTTTAGCGAAGATTACCCTTACTCCCCGCCCAAGTTCCGTTTCCTGAACCCGATCACCCACCCCAACGTGTACCCCGACGGCCAGCTCTGTATCTCGATCTTGCACACGCCCGGGGAGGATGTCATGTCTGGCGAGTCGGCGTCGGAGCGGTGGACACCGCTGCATGGTGTGGAGAGTGTGTTGAGAtcggtgttgctgctgctggacgaTCCCGAGATTGGCTCCCCCGCTAATGTCGACGCGGGAGTCATGTATCGGGATCGGAGGGAGGAGTATAACAGGAAGGCGAAGGAGACGGTGGAGTACTCCAAGACAAAGGTGCCCGAGGGGTTTGAGATGCCGAGGAGCTTTGAGAgtgcgccgccgccgaagatGGAGAATGATGACGGTTTTTGGCAAGAAAGCGATGAGGATTTTGACTTTGGAGGGAGTGATACcggcgacgaggagatggaggattttgagggtgatgaggatgatgaagagggggatggggaagaggagggcagtgatgatgatggcagtgaggatgaggttgctTCTGGCGCGGGGACCAAGAAGCGGTGA
- a CDS encoding uncharacterized protein (COG:S; EggNog:ENOG503P07F) — protein MISWALKRNNNKDADTARDATGGDDTIQLDMPDTPAPVFAVRALKTAIFGTPAARADRRASRLSAANKSAPVKPDVVSVPEKSPAKPPGILLTPGTGAARRKRVSFGHDVKQGSGGPARSSNGELDDPSSWAGRPADTPIPKAKTKLQQTLENARRNKAEETTTEVRDFASHDNEQEGAWEEVDDDYDESDYEADITTDLNEPHSRSGQYWKSYFETYHADAKAEMEKLVKYKQLAKSYAKMKDTEADELKQNLREEQEKVQQMEEKLAEMGRQVAAKTQRNGGQADMQLVNELNKQTALAREYKLQVEELEDLLHDEMSEDEPKGARQRRVASPRTHRTLMEAQRELRKARSQLREMDSLREERDKLRSDLKFAEQRSTKLADENKKLSGELSKSSTKIQDLEKNLSESKASFDKLKEDAKNRFREAREVLETKNKKISELQDQIASLKKDPTETKRATCATRGLSLDEKSKPTADRPAASLQSLETAEEDHTRLLRELKELKRASLQTATTTTTTRDKNRPSVDGYKYTSTTDDLQTLATSRALRDRIESEFGVGKKSQLSFPTPAGNILIDRANLPDSPSPNPRSIPFSKEDVISRSPSRGSSRPRTSRISISRENLRSKSSTDTNESEKRLTNGSRTSLVQPRKKFPPPTPAAAVRSLPTLDVTEDLTQDPEAAGGIDLVTGKSARLGGGGGGGGGVDKRQDPNSSAVWSTMNASQLAMPADRKAAAIARLQRKKAARLQMERINGGDGRTGTRNKENLRPY, from the exons ATGATCAGCTGGGCGCTCAAGCGCAACAACAATAAGGACGCTGACACCGCGCGCGACGCGACCGGCGGGG ATGATACAATCCAGCTGGACATGCCCGACACGCCAGCGCCGGTATTTGCTGTGCGCGCGTTGAAGACAGCCATCTTCGGGACCCCCGCAGCCCGCGCCGACCGTCGAGCCTCGAGACTGTCAGCAGCAAACAAGTCCGCACCCGTAAAACCCGATGTCGTTTCTGTCCCCGAAAAGTCGCCTGCGAAACCACCCGGCATTCTTCTAACCCCAGGCACTGGCGCCGCCCGTCGAAAACGAGTGTCTTTTGGCCATGACGTCAAGCAAGGCTCAGGAGGACCGGCGAGATCGAGCAACGGCGAACTTGACGATCCGAGTTCATGGGCTGGCAGGCCTGCGGATACCCCGATTCCGAAAGCGAAGACGAAATTGCAGCAGACTTTGGAAAACGCACGGCGTaacaaggccgaggagaccaccaccgaggtCAGGGACTTTGCCTCCCACGACAACGAACAGGAGGGGGCttgggaagaggtggacgATGATTATGATGAGTCGGACTACGAGGCCGACATCACGACCGATCTGAACGAGCCTCACTCCAGGTCTGGTCAGTACTGGAAGTCCTACTTTGAAACCTACCACGCCGATGCaaaggccgagatggagaaaTTGGTTAAGTACAAGCAACTCGCAAAGTCTTATGCGAAGATGAAGGACACGGAGGCCGACGAGCTGAAGCAAAATCTGAGGGAGGAACAGGAGAAGGTCCAGCAaatggaggagaagctggctgAGATGGGTAGGCAGGTGGCTGCCAAGACTCAACGGAACGGAGGGCAAGCCGATATGCAGTTGGTAAATGAGCTGAACAAGCAGACGGCACTCGCACGGGAGTACAAGCTTCAGGTTGAAGAGCTGGAAGATTTGCTTCATGATGAGATGAGCGAGGACGAGCCAAAAGGAGCACGACAACGCCGCGTTGCCTCTCCACGGACCCACCGGACCCTTATGGAAGCCCAGCGGGAACTGAGAAAAGCGAGGTCACAGCTAAGGGAGATGGATAGTCTGCGGGAAGAGCGGGATAAACTGCGTTCCGACTTGAAGTTCGCCGAGCAAAGGTCCACCAAGCTTGCTGACGAGAACAAGAAGCTGTCTGGGGAGTTGTCTAAGAGCAGCACCAAGATTCAGGACCTGGAGAAGAACCTTAGCGAATCAAAGGCCTCGTTCGATAAGTTGAAGGAGGACGCCAAGAACCGGTTCAGGGAGGCccgggaggtgttggagaccaagaacaagaagattTCCGAACTCCAAGACCAGATCGCCTCCCTCAAGAAGGACCCCACCGAGACCAAACGAGCCACCTGCGCAACTCGAGGTCTGAGTCTAGACGAAAAGTCCAAACCCACCGCTGACCGCCCAGCAGCATCATTACAATCCCTCGAaacagcagaagaagaccacACTCGTCTTTTGCGAGAGCTTAAAGAACTGAAAAGAGCCAGCCTCcaaacagccaccaccacaactacCACGCGAGATAAGAACCGCCCCAGTGTAGACGGGTATAAATACACCTCGACAACCGAcgacctccaaaccctcgCCACCTCCCGCGCCCTCCGCGATAGAATCGAGAGCGAATTCGGCGTCGGGAAAAAGTCTCAACTCTCCTTCCCAACTCCCGCGGGtaacatcctcatcgaccgcgccaacctccccgacagcccctcccccaatccGAGGTCTATCCCCTTCTCAAAGGAAGATGTCATCTCCCGATCACCAAGCAGAGGCTCATCCCGCCCACGAACATCACGGATATCCATCTCGAGAGAAAACCTCAGGTCGAAAAGCAGCACCGACACCAACGAGTCCGAAAAGCGCCTCACCAACGGCAGCCGCACCTCCCTCGTGCAGCCCCGGAAGAaatttcctcctcctaccCCCGCTGCTGCGGTGCGGTCGCTCCCTACGTTGGATGTCACCGAGGACTTGACGCAAGACCCAGAAGCAGCAGGGGGGATCGACCTCGTGACGGGGAAATCTGCCcggctgggtggtggtggcggtggcggtgggggtgttgacAAGCGGCAGGATCCAAACAGTAGCGCTGTCTGGAGCACCATGAACGCGTCACAGCTTGCAATGCCGGCGGATCGAAAGGCGGCGGCTATTGCGCGGttgcagaggaagaaggcggcgaggttgCAGATGGAGAGGATCAATGGCGGGGATGGGAGGACAGGGACGAGGAATAAGGAGAATTTGAGGCCTTATTAA